Below is a genomic region from Prunus persica cultivar Lovell chromosome G3, Prunus_persica_NCBIv2, whole genome shotgun sequence.
AGTGGAGAGAGTTTTCCTCCATAGACAGATTATTATACGAGAGATTTTCTTCAACAACCGGCATAGTTTCTGGATATTCTTCGGCATCTGGATATTCTTTGGCATCAAAGAAGACCTCTCCTAGAAaagtttaaaaacaaaagaccaTTGCATACTCATTTTCATTGGTATTAGAGAAATACAGTAGTGTCAGCAGCCATCATGTAGCATAGTGGCACCTATGAAAATCTAACACTTTTTCCAGacaaagaaattctccaaTTATATGTTTATCCAAATTTTCTAATAAACCAACAAAGGagaatttttcaaaaggaAATTCTCGTTCTGAGCTTCATGAATTTACCTTCTGAGTCCTGTGCAACAGAAACACCCTCGTGGAGACTACCTATGGCAGAATTCAGATACTCTTTCAACTGTAGCTGCTCAGAGATTGTTCCTGAGAACCATGAAGATATACAACTTGCAGCTTGAGCAATACTGTCAAATTCCCATCTTTGCATGAATTTAGCCTCTACAGCCAGCGATGTATCAGTCTGCACGTGACATCAAAACCATATAACACAACAACACTTACAAAGAACTGCAAACAACTATTGAAGGATATAGAAAGGGGGTGATACCTGAAGCTCATTGACGTAATTAATACCTCGAACATTGCTCCATGCAACTTCAAACACAATAAAACCATACAAGGTCCTATGCAACTCCTGGCTTAGAAGCAAAGAAGTCCTTAGTTTCTTTACAGGTAGCAATACCTTCTTCTGAGACTTAATCAACGAGAACCACCTAGCAAACTTCTTTGGTTTTGCAGTCTTGGGTAAGGAGCAAGCATCCTTTCCTTCTGTTCTCAACTTCCGTGCTTTAGAGTTGGCAAAAGGAGATAACCTTGActgaaaatcaaacaaatataAACTCTATTCCTCCGTAAAATTgaattggaaaaaaataaaaaaaataaaaattcataagTTGGAACATTATGGGGGGTGTAGTGACTAGTGATTGACCTTGGTAACCATCAATTGCCACAAGTGTGCTGACCGTGAGCCTAGCCATGGCCGATTGTCAACCAAGATATAGAATTTCTTGCTTTCAGGGGCCAGGAAAAGGCTAAGATCCGAAAGGTAAGACTGCAAGTCTCTGCAATCAAATAGCACAAAACACATCACTTCATAAtttacacaaaaaagaaaataagcaaaAACAGCAGCACATAATATGTTTCCAGAGGTGAAAAAGCACAAGGTTTTCTCTGCATTTAGCAATACTAAATCACTATCACAACAAAatacacatacatacacaAGAGCTGAAAATTAGAATCCAGCATCAACTTCACTTGTAAATTGACCTGGTTGCCAGTGTTaagcaaattaaaatttatgaCATAAAACTCAGAATCAAGGCTGCTAAACCACTTCTGGCACAGACTAAAACATGCTTGTTGCCTCAAAACGAGAATAAATTAAGCAAATTaataacaaatataattagaaTTTAAGAAGTACAAATAAGAAATTTAAGATTGTTACCCAATTTGCAAACTGGTGAGGGGGAAAATACAGCGACCAGCGTCACATTTCCCCATCACAATCAAGCTTTGCGCCCAATTTGTCACCAATCACTGCTTCACAGAATTCACAAATGCAATTAATACAATACACAATCCAACATATGAATACATACTATGTGTATatcatgcatgcatatgttgtatgtatgtatgcatttactagagagagagagagaccttgttgatgaagaagaaggaaattccatagaaagaagagaaagcaaTCACCGGCGAACTTCATAACAGAGACAAAGGCACGccgagaaagaaagagagacagagagaatgGGGAGTCCACGTGGACGAATCAAGGGCGGGGATTGGAGGACGGCAGAGGAGGGAAGCGTTCACATTTCACAGCAACGCTttcatcatcttttttttttggtcttttgtttaattaattctGAAAAATTCGGTATTTATGAATTGCTTTGCTTGGATTGGAAGGCgagacgagagagagaggtgtcgCGTCCGGAGGGAGACCCAGGGACACGTCTCTTGGGCATTTATGAGGAAGATTGAGGAAGGGGGAggggggcaaaatggtaaattcGAATATCCGGATCTCATATGGTTCCTTCCCGCCACCACTAGATTGTCGTTTTGCGTTGCGTGGATGGATAATAAAGTCCGAAAATTCCATGCGGAAGGGGAAGACATGCCGGAAACCTCAACGAAACCGAAACCTGGGGAAATAACCGCGCCACTTGTGTGACCAATCTCCACAGGCTATCCCCTACGCTCGTCGGCACGCTCTTTACCGTATGATCCAATCGTCTAccgttctttttttatatattttaataataaaaaaggggGTATTAATTACGAAATTGGGAGGCAATCGGTGGATAAAGTCAGGGTCACAGAGAAATAGGTGACCGGTGAATGATTAGGGATGGGAGGGGAGTAGAAGCGCGTAGAGTGGTCCTATATTTTGTCTAGAAAAAGAATCCACTAGACTAACCCAGAATATGCTTTAGGTTAGTTAATTACACTGACTCACTAATTATCAGAAAATACTAGATAAAGAAGCTTCTCACTTCCTAcgataaaaatttcaactaattACTGTGAATTATATTCCGGTGTGGTACGAGCCCAAAacttttttagaattttataaatgaaattaGTTATAGTGATTACTATGCCTTGTTAGTTGATAATTGTATGGTGTGAAAGTTGTTTCTAtataaaacttgaattttgtcCACTATTAAATTCACGTGATTTAATAtcaaaaattttataatcaattttgtcatttgaaattattatctGTATCCGTAGTTGATACGAATGCTAATCTCATAATTAATgagattttttgtttgagtCCACAACAAACAAGAATGAATTTTCAGGTTAaaagaaacatatatatatactagcctctctgcacgcgcttccgcgcatgcgagaggtttttaaaaaaaaaaaattttaatttattttagaattaaaaaagataatggatatttgtgttccataaaaatagaatccattatttgtgaatttaccatattatccttatttaattaataatttcaattcttaatgtttacattaaccaatggcattttctggtattttaaatgtttcaccattctctgccttttgctttatatatataaataaatatctttGGCTAATTAAAATCCTTTCACTTTTGTAATTTGTTAGACAATAATGTATTTTGGCTAGACATGCGGCGTCTGTTGTTAGCTACCCTATGGGTCGCCGCACCCAAACTCTACGCTCTCTCATGGTGCAAGGACCCACCACGATCAGGAATTACATGATTAACAGTGGGACCCGCGATGTCATTGGCCTCATCTGAGCCGAACAACCGATGATTTGGCGTGGGGCCCAGGGAGCTGTTGGAACGGAACCTTTTATTTAGCAAGGGGCTAAAACTAAAAGGCtgtccataaaaataagagaaGAGGACAGTGGAGCAATGTATATACCACGATGTGCATCATGTTCATAATTTTGAGTTTACATCTGCCtctctggaaaataaaatacccaaaagggcatgcatgatgcatgtTATTGGAGTTGGATGATAATTCATCTTTATTCTTGTAATTTGCAACCTCATCTGTCACTGTGGGGCCCAGTAAAATACGCTTTGAATTTTTCATCGTTATCAGGATATATAGGCTCGTAAGAAAATACTACATTTATGTATTTGCGTAAATGATTGACAGTCGTTGATTAAAAAAGTTGAACTAATTAATTGAGGGTCAATTTGTCTGGCTCCTCATGTTGCCAAAAAGATGTTATGTTACAATAGAAAAATGACATGAATCATTAATAACATTGAACAGCAATTGAAACATATCCCACAATTTTTAGGCATTATAGGGACTCTAAGCAAAGTTTGATGatgtttttagaaattttgaaTGGTATTATAAATGTAAATTTCCTTTCTATGGGCATGACAGGCTGTTTCGATTGTAATTTGTAGTAAACTTGGTTATTATTAGGATGTTAGGTAGTTCGTTCCTTAGCCGATAAGGTAACATAACATTGATTGATGGTTTGATGTTGAAATAAAGatgtttttattatatattttaaaattgatgtattttattttcatctgGAGGTTGACTTTTGAGATCATAACTGCAGCTTGAATTGGTTTGGTGAATTCTTTGATTGTCTTACCTCCTCTCTCCTTGTTTGACAACGTATCGTGTGTATGAGAGAGACTTTTATGCAACTGAAACATCATTTTTTGCTATTCCCGATCAATAAAGTAATAACAAGCAGAATAACTTTTCTACATGTCATAGCATTATTGGCcagaataacaaaatagtgtATCCCCGATACAAGAAAATGTTTCTGCATATGTACACCTTTTAAGGCTCATAGATTTGAAAGGTGCATGGAAATTTACAAGTGGTTTCCCAGAGAGAGCATATTGAGATGGGTGCATAAGCATATGACCTTTCATTTTCACATTGAAGCTCTATGCATACACACCACTATGCAGCTCCTCCTCTCCCTTCAATGCAACTCAAGGCCCACTTGAAAATAGTTGaaatcaaaaaggaaaaattgttgCAATGATATTAGGTGTGGTAAGATAACAATCAATTATCAGACGACAAATGTTTATATTGTCAGATTCGGAAGTTATACAATAACGAATAAATTGGtccaaaaagtgaaaaaattgaCTACCATCAAcatttgaccccaaaaaaactaAGCAGAAGCTGCTGGTGTCTTCTTGAAGTCCTATAGTAAAAGGCCGAAAGCATAACAACATCTGGTCGTGATGGGAAAATCCCATCAAATCCACTTCCATCGAAGACTCGATAAAACCAAGCATGAGCTGccttatcttttttttgttataagcATGAACTGCCTTATCATTCAAGCACACATTTCAAACTGATGTACCAAGCCCAGCAGTTATCCGACGTACAGGCCCAGAAAGATTAAAATGGGAGAAGTCAGATGGCATCACTTAAACATTTCGACATAATAGAATACATGTATACTGCACAAACTAATGAGTGTCTCAATGTGTATAATtgtattggattttttttgcatACTTCTACTATTACAATGACTatttcacacaaaaacatACATTGAGTAACAACGCAACGAAATTCAGCAAATTGACTAAACACCACTCTTTTTAACTGAAGGAGGCCATGATAATCTCCTGTGGCTAGTTCCATCCCCCTCACTGTTTTCATCGTCTGCTTCTCGGTGCTCGACTTCTGGCCTCCTTGAGCTTCTGATAGCTAAGTCATCAAAGCTTGGTTCAGTTCTCCAAGGCGGTGGAGTTACACATTCGGAATCCCCTGGTACTCTTCGGGAGGAATCCTTGCCTGGTGTTATCGGTGAAGATGCGTCACTATGACCGACTCTGAGATGCTGAAGTGTTGAAAATGATTCCCTCATAGCAGACATTGCTTCAAAGAACCGAGTGCATGATGCTAAGGCAACAGGAATTGGGCGAAGCATTTCCTGCATCAGTTAAACAAAATGAGGATCATATCATGCAGTAGCAGCTTCCCAtgcaatgtaacaaatttcttgaatcAACGAGACACTGGGAATTTTATTGGGAtgaaattatttgacctatACCATGCCATGAAACTAAAAGTTCTACAACATTAATGAGTTGGCAGGGCAATACTTCATGGGAGATCATATAATCTCATGAACCCGTTAATGAGATCTTTGATATTTGGCTTCTGTATCTTCATGGAAAGAAATTTTATAAGACGAATAATTCCTTTAATGCTATTATCAGCAAATTGCAAAAGTAACATACTCATGCAGTTGCCAACAATCAAATGTGGTCTAAACCAAACAACATCATGCAACTGGAAAACATAGAAGAACCAAATGTGCGACATGCATGGTCAGTTAATTTggaaacaaatgaaaagctTTGGCATGCATACCCCCCAAACTGAAGGAGGTTCCTTAAATGTCTGACTCCACTGGAAATCTGCAACTGATGCTGTCAAGGCCCCATAATCACTAGCAGCCTTCATCAGTAATTCAGAGAATTGTTTCTGCACAGGCCCAAGCAAAAGATACCATAAGCATTAAGAAAACAGTCTTCACTTGATGAGATATCCAATCCTTAAGTTTGTCAAAACAGTTCTTTGATGAATCTACACTCTTACAATTCAACAATATGACTTGGATTTAGTTAAAAACACTCTTTAGACTTGTCAAAATAAGATGGCTCTGATATAATCTTAGCCTAGAATCTTTAATACAAGTCACCTAAAcaaattctcaaattttgaataagaataaaaattaGACAGGGATTTTACACTGCTGAACACAAGGTCAACCGACCTGATATTCTGCTTCCACTGGAATGCAATCGAGTGAATATGGTTGTTGAAGACGGGCTATGATGCGATCCTGCCAGtgattacaaaaaaaattataaatgagGAGGTATTATTGAGAGACAGAGATACATGTGAAtgaattcatttatttatgcCATAACATACACATACGTAAGTGGTACCAAAGAGGAAACCCAGTGTGTAAATTTGTTCTTCTATGTCCACTagaattcaattttcaaagaGCATGATAACCAATGCATCAGTTCACTATATTACTAGCCTTGACATATCTTCTAGAGCATAATCTTGAAAAGAAACACAGCAACTGTTTTTTCTCCTAACTGGTGTGTTATGTGCCAAAGGGACAGCGAGACTGTGGATCATCTGTTTTTGCTTTGTCCTGTTGCCTCTTCCTTGTGGGCAAACTTGTTTCAGGTGACAGGACTAACGTGGGGTAGCTTCGCATTGTGTAGTGCGGTGCTTGAAGGTAGATTGAACTTCTTTGGTGGCAAGAGGAAGGGTTCAGTGTTGGGAAATTGTGCCATGATGGCAATTTTTTGGGTAATTTGGGGGGGGAAAGGAATAGGATAATTTTTGAGGATGTGGTAGGGGATGAGGCAGAGCAGCTTTAGGATCGTATCCGATTCTGGGCATCGCTATGGGCATCTGTTTCAGCAGAATTTAGGGAGATTAACTTTCAGTTCATCCATCTAGATTGGAAAGCCGTAGTTTTGAAATGCAGAGTTTTTTTAGCCTTTCTGTTTTATGTGGCGGCCTTCTTGGCCACCTCTTGTTCCGTTGGTGCCTTGTTCTTTTCTGAAATAAAATTGTctctttcccaaaaaaaaagaaaaaaaagaagaagaaacgaaGCAACCGCTTCAAAAGAGATGTTATAGTCCATTTCATTATTCTCCAGGATGACTTTGTTAGGAACTATTACAGATATCGAAGAATGCACAACGTACGGAATATGCAAATGATACTTAATGTTAAATCATTGTATGGTTCGACAAAGACAATGGAAATCTAACATACAGAATAAGAGACTTCAGCATATCCATTTCAAGAACGCAACAACATACCACATACAATTTACCTTATTCTGAATCACATCTTTCAATATGGTTGTAATCCTCGCTAAAGTTTCACACTTCTTTTCCATTTCACTCGCATGTGTCAAATGTGCTACGTTTTTATCATCCTAAGGATAATATAATTACCAAGTCAGTTCAACATATAAGATAACGCAGTAAACTGAAAACAGGAAAGAAGAGACTACAATAGCTCACTTTTCTCCCTTGAAGTTCAACTTGCAGATCtgctatttttctttgtacAGAGGTAAGTTCCCTCAGAACCTTTATCAAGTCATCACCCTTCTCACCAGTAGTAGTGGATAGGTTCTGAAGCTCTTCCTACATCAAAAATATGATTGAGCTTTTGTGAAATTCGGAGCATGAAGTGTCCACATTGTAATTGACCAAATGATCAGCTTTGCTCCGGCACAAACATTTGACAAAATAATTCATCCATACCCTCTACTGGCTCCAATAAGAGCTTTAGACAAATTCATTTCCACCTGCATATGCCCATACCAACACCACCCTACTAGGTTCtttcattgtatttcaataGGTGTCTAAAATTAAGCTTAAATATCAAAAGAAGTAGGAAAAGCTAAACTGGGTGGAGCTGATTATAAGCCAAAGTgagcaaaaaaaagaaattggacatgGAAGACatagagacagagagaaaggAGACTGAGGCTTTACCTGGGTAGGAGGAGCGGCAACAGAAAAGCCAAGATCCGAAGCAATGGATAGAGCATCGGACATGCCTCCGATGCGTCTCAGAGGCTTCTTCCCAACCCAAGTGCTGTCACTCCCCATCGACATTCCCACACACCCAACCACGCACTTCAAGCTACACCAGCAATTGCTCTGCCCTTCCAACCaccactttcttcttcttgctttcAGAGACGGCAATGCGctgaaaaaattcaaaccttTGCAAGGTGAGCTCTGGCCGGCCGAGTGGACCGAGCTGTAAGACCCGTTCTTAAGGCCCGAATTACGAGGCCTATTATATTGAGCCAAATTATGGcccaaaacacaaacaaagccCATATTCggaattagggttttcaaAAGATCATTACTTTTCCTATATAAAGCCTCCTCTCATTGTA
It encodes:
- the LOC18781705 gene encoding AUGMIN subunit 2; the protein is MGFVCVLGHNLAQYNRPRNSGLKNGSYSSVHSAGQSSPCKGLNFFSALPSLKARRRKWWLEGQSNCWCSLKCVVGCVGMSMGSDSTWVGKKPLRRIGGMSDALSIASDLGFSVAAPPTQEELQNLSTTTGEKGDDLIKVLRELTSVQRKIADLQVELQGRKDDKNVAHLTHASEMEKKCETLARITTILKDVIQNKDRIIARLQQPYSLDCIPVEAEYQKQFSELLMKAASDYGALTASVADFQWSQTFKEPPSVWGEMLRPIPVALASCTRFFEAMSAMRESFSTLQHLRVGHSDASSPITPGKDSSRRVPGDSECVTPPPWRTEPSFDDLAIRSSRRPEVEHREADDENSEGDGTSHRRLSWPPSVKKSGV